In a genomic window of Paludisphaera rhizosphaerae:
- a CDS encoding CheR family methyltransferase, giving the protein MNLVELTDDEFTRFRDLIYRTSGIRLAENKRVLVSNRIRRRLRATGIDSYARYFEFLRSPAGREEMQPFLDVVTTNETYFFRDDAHYRWLADVYIPGAIADAAARKRPRSLRFWSAACSTGEEPYSIALKLAAHRKEMTGWRLEVVGTDLSASALTAARAAVYDERALHRVGAEDRRAYFDATPPGKWTLKPEVRSLVTLRNHNLLSPLLGEPFDCIFLKNVLIYFDAASKKKVVDVVLAAMARGGHLVTGPTEGIYGMLGALEKLKPWLYRKGG; this is encoded by the coding sequence ATGAACCTCGTCGAGCTGACCGACGACGAATTCACCCGATTCCGCGACCTGATCTATCGGACCTCCGGGATCCGGCTCGCGGAGAACAAGCGGGTGCTGGTCTCCAACCGGATTCGCAGGAGGCTGCGGGCTACCGGGATCGACTCTTACGCCCGGTACTTCGAGTTCCTCCGGTCCCCTGCCGGGCGGGAGGAGATGCAGCCCTTCCTCGACGTCGTCACGACCAATGAGACCTACTTCTTCAGGGACGACGCTCACTATCGCTGGCTTGCCGACGTTTACATCCCCGGCGCGATCGCTGACGCCGCCGCGCGGAAGCGTCCGCGATCGCTCCGATTCTGGTCCGCGGCCTGCAGCACGGGGGAAGAGCCGTACTCCATCGCCCTGAAGCTCGCGGCTCATCGGAAGGAAATGACCGGCTGGCGTCTGGAGGTCGTGGGGACCGACCTGAGCGCCTCGGCGCTGACCGCCGCCAGGGCCGCTGTGTACGACGAACGCGCCCTGCATCGCGTCGGCGCTGAGGACCGCCGTGCTTACTTCGACGCGACTCCGCCCGGGAAATGGACGCTCAAGCCTGAGGTCCGTTCGTTGGTCACTCTTCGGAACCACAACCTCCTCTCTCCGCTGCTCGGTGAGCCGTTCGATTGTATCTTCCTCAAGAACGTGCTCATCTACTTCGACGCGGCGAGCAAGAAGAAGGTGGTGGACGTCGTCCTCGCGGCGATGGCCCGCGGCGGTCATCTGGTGACCGGTCCGACGGAGGGCATCTACGGCATGCTCGGGGCGCTGGAGAAGCTCAAACCCTGGCTTTATCGCAAGGGGGGCTGA